The Acidobacteriota bacterium genome window below encodes:
- a CDS encoding ABC transporter ATP-binding protein, with protein MNGGGGETPVVALDDVRKIYRQGDQHVEALRGLTMTVKAGEFTAISGPSGSGKTTALNLIGALDTPTSGTVRLEGADLGALTRKELSRLRRERIGFVFQAYNLLPVLSAYENAEIVMAVQGVAEAERRERVMALLAQVGLEGMEHRRPSELSGGQQQRVAIARAIAARPAIVLADEPTANVDSATAEALLEMMETLNREQQVTFLFSTHDPRVMARARRLVRLVDGRIESDDARG; from the coding sequence ATGAACGGTGGCGGCGGTGAGACTCCCGTGGTCGCGCTCGACGACGTCAGGAAGATCTACCGGCAAGGTGATCAGCACGTCGAGGCGCTGCGCGGCCTCACGATGACAGTGAAAGCCGGCGAGTTCACGGCCATCAGCGGCCCGTCGGGCTCTGGCAAGACCACCGCGCTCAACCTGATCGGCGCCCTCGACACCCCGACGTCGGGCACCGTGCGGCTGGAGGGCGCGGACCTCGGGGCCCTCACCCGCAAGGAGCTCAGCCGCCTGCGCCGCGAACGGATCGGCTTCGTGTTCCAGGCCTACAACCTGCTGCCGGTCCTCAGCGCCTACGAGAATGCCGAGATCGTGATGGCGGTGCAGGGAGTCGCCGAAGCGGAGCGCCGGGAGCGGGTCATGGCGCTGCTGGCCCAGGTGGGGCTGGAGGGCATGGAGCACCGGCGGCCGTCGGAGCTGTCCGGCGGCCAGCAGCAGCGCGTGGCCATCGCGCGGGCGATCGCGGCCCGTCCCGCCATCGTCCTCGCCGACGAGCCGACCGCCAACGTCGATTCCGCCACCGCCGAGGCGCTGCTCGAGATGATGGAGACCCTCAACCGCGAGCAGCAGGTCACCTTCCTGTTCTCGACGCACGATCCGCGGGTCATGGCGCGCGCCCGCCGCCTCGTCCGCCTCGTCGACGGCCGCATCGAGAGCGACGACGCCCGGGGGTAG
- a CDS encoding ABC transporter permease — MKGSSLATMAWRNLWRNRRRTYITLSAIVFGVFLAVIMMAMQDRNWADMIRLAARLGAGHVTIQHPEYLDTPTLTRTVQGTDTLKRLAADDPHVIGVVERITGFTMLATARENVGAGFIAVSPEQEDDETLSLIEAIVDGEFFGSSTDGGIILGEKLASNLDVELGSKLVYTLTDKEGEIVSALARVSGIVRTGSPSVDAGICLLPIDAVREVVGFAPDEAIQIAAFVDDQRASDAAVAALGAAAPADVAVLAWHELQPDLAVFIAMKVGGAKVMMLVLAVLVAAGIFNTLFVSVMERLREFGIMLAVGFSPGQLFRLIMIESAWLAVIGLTAAAAVTIGPYLYLASTGIDISGLIPADQMEVAGVGMSTVMRVGIYGENVALIGISALVAILLSGVYPAWRAGQADPVETIRLV; from the coding sequence ATGAAGGGCAGCAGTCTCGCGACGATGGCGTGGCGCAACCTGTGGCGCAATCGCCGCCGCACGTACATCACGCTGTCGGCGATCGTCTTCGGCGTCTTCCTCGCCGTCATCATGATGGCGATGCAGGACCGCAACTGGGCCGACATGATCCGACTGGCGGCCCGGCTCGGCGCCGGGCACGTGACGATCCAGCATCCGGAGTATCTCGATACCCCCACGCTGACGCGCACCGTGCAGGGGACCGATACTCTGAAGCGCCTGGCCGCGGACGACCCCCACGTCATCGGGGTCGTCGAGCGCATCACCGGGTTCACCATGCTCGCGACCGCGCGCGAGAACGTCGGCGCCGGCTTCATCGCGGTCTCCCCGGAGCAGGAGGACGACGAGACGCTGTCGCTCATCGAGGCCATAGTCGACGGCGAGTTCTTCGGCTCGTCGACCGACGGCGGCATCATCCTGGGCGAGAAGCTCGCCTCGAACCTGGACGTCGAGCTCGGGTCGAAGCTGGTCTACACGCTGACCGACAAGGAGGGCGAGATCGTAAGCGCCCTCGCGCGCGTCTCCGGCATCGTGCGCACCGGCTCGCCGAGCGTCGACGCGGGCATCTGCCTGCTGCCCATCGACGCGGTGCGGGAGGTGGTCGGCTTCGCGCCCGACGAGGCGATCCAGATCGCGGCTTTCGTGGACGACCAGCGCGCCAGCGACGCCGCGGTCGCCGCCCTCGGCGCGGCGGCCCCGGCGGACGTCGCCGTGCTGGCGTGGCACGAGCTGCAGCCGGACCTGGCGGTCTTCATCGCCATGAAGGTGGGCGGCGCCAAGGTCATGATGCTGGTGCTCGCCGTGCTCGTGGCGGCCGGGATCTTCAACACGCTCTTCGTCAGCGTGATGGAGCGCCTGCGCGAGTTCGGCATCATGCTCGCCGTCGGCTTCAGTCCGGGGCAGCTCTTCCGGTTGATCATGATCGAGAGCGCCTGGCTGGCGGTGATCGGCCTGACCGCCGCCGCCGCGGTCACCATCGGACCGTATCTCTATCTCGCGTCGACTGGCATCGACATATCGGGATTGATCCCGGCGGACCAGATGGAGGTCGCCGGCGTCGGCATGTCGACGGTCATGCGGGTCGGCATCTACGGCGAGAACGTTGCGCTCATCGGCATCTCGGCGCTCGTCGCCATCCTGCTGTCGGGGGTCTATCCCGCCTGGCGGGCGGGACAGGCCGATCCGGTGGAGACGATTCGGCTGGTTTAG
- a CDS encoding ABC transporter permease has protein sequence MRILKMAWRNIGRNRRRTVVTVAAMAFGFFAMVVWFAMLQGLLADMERTVIDVEIGDLQVHAPTYLDDPSLYTRIDDVDTLIPALEAAGFRASARLVGGGLAAAGVSAAGVSLQGLNVRADAGVSAISTRLAEGAWLDAEDPYGVVVGRRLARSLDLEIGGELIVLSQAADGSIANDLYAVRGILQSVSDGVDRSTVFLNEAAFRELFVLPSGAHRIVVRKPDDVELPAAVEAVQGLAPGLDTRSWRTLLPTLATYLDSANASMQIVSAVIYIVVAILILNAMLMAVFERIREFGVLKALGVEPRQVVWLIFVESGLQTGLALAVGVALAVPTLWYLVEFGIDTGALGGVQVLSATIATVWRAAVTPATFAAPTANLVILVLLAVIYPALKAARISPVEAMRHQ, from the coding sequence ATGCGCATCCTGAAGATGGCGTGGCGGAACATCGGCCGCAACCGGCGGCGCACCGTCGTCACGGTGGCCGCGATGGCGTTCGGCTTCTTCGCCATGGTCGTCTGGTTCGCTATGCTCCAGGGCCTGCTGGCCGACATGGAGCGGACGGTGATCGACGTCGAGATCGGCGACCTGCAGGTCCACGCGCCGACCTACCTCGACGATCCGTCGCTGTACACGCGCATCGATGACGTCGACACGCTGATTCCGGCGCTGGAGGCGGCGGGGTTCCGGGCCAGTGCGCGGCTCGTGGGCGGCGGGCTCGCCGCGGCCGGGGTGTCGGCGGCCGGCGTGTCGCTGCAAGGGTTGAACGTGCGGGCCGACGCCGGCGTCAGCGCCATCTCGACGCGCCTTGCCGAGGGCGCCTGGCTCGACGCCGAAGATCCGTACGGCGTCGTCGTCGGACGCCGGCTCGCGCGCTCGCTCGACCTGGAGATCGGCGGGGAGCTCATCGTTCTCAGCCAGGCGGCCGACGGGAGCATCGCGAACGATCTCTACGCGGTGCGCGGGATCCTGCAGAGCGTGAGCGACGGCGTGGACCGCTCCACGGTCTTTCTCAACGAGGCGGCGTTCCGCGAGCTGTTCGTGCTGCCGTCGGGCGCGCACCGGATTGTCGTGCGCAAGCCGGACGACGTCGAGCTGCCGGCGGCCGTCGAGGCGGTGCAGGGGCTGGCCCCAGGCCTCGATACGCGGTCCTGGCGGACGCTGCTGCCGACGCTGGCCACCTATCTGGACTCCGCCAACGCCTCGATGCAGATCGTCTCGGCGGTGATCTACATCGTCGTCGCGATTCTCATCCTGAACGCGATGCTGATGGCGGTGTTCGAGCGCATCCGCGAGTTCGGCGTCCTCAAGGCGCTGGGCGTCGAGCCGCGGCAGGTGGTGTGGCTCATCTTCGTGGAGAGCGGGCTGCAGACCGGCCTCGCCCTGGCGGTCGGCGTGGCGCTCGCCGTCCCGACGCTGTGGTACCTGGTGGAGTTCGGCATCGACACCGGCGCGCTCGGCGGCGTGCAAGTGTTGAGCGCGACGATCGCGACGGTCTGGCGGGCGGCGGTGACACCGGCCACGTTCGCGGCCCCGACCGCGAACCTGGTCATTCTGGTGCTTCTGGCGGTGATCTATCCCGCGCTGAAGGCGGCCCGTATCAGCCCGGTGGAGGCGATGCGGCATCAGTGA
- a CDS encoding amidohydrolase family protein, translating to MTRKGGTGNDARAVRIGRREAVRLLGAGAGIGVATAWARGASPRASGRQAAGQGASSITFPDGAVVRTVLADVDPVEIGSGATLFHEHLSFDYASPPAEPRRPGTPAPPAPTNEEMVDLLVEELRMAAFDGVSCIVDSSIGPRTNQQLENLTAMATRSGVHVVAGGSYFLQPRYPEEIAGLDEDALAAHLIEQAAGERWGALGEVGSSFPAMHDEERRMIRAVSKAHRRTGLPIFTHVPHESCPSCAIEQIDLYESAGVDMGHLCIGHLSTIQRSDDPGWETHKEIAGRGAFIGFDTVGHRMSASFIPEREKVDMVLNALEAGYEDHILLSSDFANTAQIKANWGNGFSTVLVQFVPKLRYYGVPDETIRKILVDNPRRWLAHVPGAA from the coding sequence ATGACCAGAAAAGGCGGGACCGGAAACGATGCGCGGGCGGTCAGGATTGGCCGCCGAGAGGCCGTGCGCCTGCTGGGAGCCGGAGCAGGAATCGGCGTGGCCACCGCCTGGGCACGGGGTGCGAGCCCGCGGGCGTCCGGTAGACAGGCAGCGGGCCAGGGGGCGTCCTCCATCACGTTCCCGGACGGAGCCGTCGTCAGGACAGTGCTCGCCGACGTCGATCCGGTGGAGATCGGCTCGGGGGCCACGCTGTTCCACGAGCACCTCTCGTTCGACTACGCCAGCCCGCCGGCCGAGCCGCGGCGGCCCGGCACCCCGGCTCCCCCGGCCCCGACGAACGAAGAGATGGTCGACCTGCTGGTCGAGGAGCTGCGCATGGCCGCCTTCGACGGCGTGAGCTGCATCGTCGACTCGTCCATCGGGCCGCGCACGAATCAGCAGCTCGAGAACCTCACCGCCATGGCGACGCGCTCCGGCGTCCACGTCGTGGCCGGCGGCAGCTACTTCCTGCAGCCGCGCTATCCGGAGGAGATAGCCGGGCTGGACGAGGACGCGCTCGCGGCGCACCTGATCGAGCAGGCGGCGGGCGAGCGGTGGGGAGCGCTCGGTGAGGTGGGCAGCTCGTTCCCCGCCATGCACGATGAGGAACGCCGGATGATCCGCGCCGTCAGCAAGGCCCACCGCCGGACGGGGCTGCCGATCTTCACCCACGTCCCGCACGAGAGCTGCCCTTCGTGCGCCATCGAGCAGATCGACCTCTACGAGTCGGCGGGCGTCGACATGGGGCACCTGTGCATCGGTCACCTGTCGACCATCCAGCGGTCGGACGACCCGGGCTGGGAGACCCACAAGGAGATCGCCGGCCGCGGCGCGTTCATCGGCTTCGATACGGTCGGCCACCGCATGAGCGCGTCGTTCATCCCCGAGCGGGAAAAGGTGGACATGGTGCTCAACGCCCTGGAGGCAGGCTACGAGGACCACATCCTGCTGTCGTCGGACTTCGCCAACACGGCGCAGATCAAGGCGAACTGGGGCAACGGCTTCTCCACCGTCCTGGTGCAGTTCGTCCCGAAGCTGCGGTACTACGGGGTGCCGGACGAGACGATTCGCAAGATCCTGGTCGACAATCCGCGGCGCTGGCTGGCGCACGTGCCGGGCGCGGCGTAG
- a CDS encoding cytochrome c, producing MVSRYAPGAVLAVTLAMVVPLSAAAAQDPPGAQPYRQVCEFCHGAAGGGDIAPALVPFGFDAEYVLAVVREGYGQMPPISRRELDDDAVRQVAAYLEVLTSPQAPPAPPSEEVEAEAEESAAEAAEAAEAAEAVEAVETSEYDGPRTPEGQPDLNGIWQALNAASWDVRAHNAQDGVPAGLGVVEGGEIPYQPWAAAQQRENYANRLTADPLRQCFLPGVPRVTYLPFPFRILQTPDHVVITYEFAHVVRIIYTDGSPHPLPNDFWMGDSRGHWDGDTLVVDTTHFNGRAWFDAAGNFHSDGLHVVERYTPVTPYHLDYEVTIEDPEVFTRPWTMRMPLYRRMEAGLQLLDYDCVDFILQALETPEGGAR from the coding sequence ATGGTCTCTCGATACGCACCGGGCGCGGTGCTGGCCGTCACCCTGGCCATGGTGGTTCCGCTGTCCGCCGCGGCGGCGCAGGATCCACCCGGCGCCCAGCCCTACCGGCAGGTATGCGAGTTCTGCCATGGCGCGGCGGGCGGCGGGGACATCGCTCCCGCCCTGGTCCCCTTCGGCTTCGACGCCGAGTACGTCCTCGCCGTGGTCCGTGAAGGGTACGGCCAGATGCCGCCCATCTCGCGCCGCGAGCTCGACGACGATGCGGTGCGGCAGGTGGCCGCCTACCTGGAGGTCCTGACCTCGCCGCAGGCCCCGCCGGCGCCTCCTTCGGAGGAGGTCGAGGCCGAAGCGGAGGAGAGCGCGGCAGAAGCGGCAGAAGCGGCAGAAGCGGCAGAAGCAGTCGAGGCGGTCGAGACCAGCGAATACGACGGCCCGCGCACGCCCGAGGGGCAGCCCGACCTGAACGGGATCTGGCAGGCCCTCAACGCGGCATCCTGGGACGTCCGGGCGCACAACGCGCAGGACGGCGTCCCGGCCGGTCTCGGCGTGGTCGAGGGCGGCGAGATTCCGTACCAGCCGTGGGCGGCGGCGCAGCAGCGTGAGAACTACGCGAACCGGCTCACCGCGGACCCGTTGCGGCAGTGCTTCCTGCCGGGGGTGCCGCGCGTCACCTATCTGCCGTTCCCGTTCCGCATCCTGCAGACGCCGGATCACGTCGTCATCACCTACGAGTTCGCGCACGTAGTACGGATCATCTACACCGACGGCAGTCCGCATCCGCTGCCGAACGACTTCTGGATGGGCGACTCGCGCGGTCACTGGGACGGCGACACCCTGGTGGTCGACACGACCCACTTCAACGGCCGGGCCTGGTTCGACGCGGCCGGCAACTTTCACAGCGACGGGTTGCACGTGGTCGAGCGCTACACGCCGGTGACGCCGTATCACCTCGATTACGAGGTGACGATCGAGGACCCGGAGGTCTTCACCCGCCCGTGGACGATGCGCATGCCGCTGTATCGCCGCATGGAGGCCGGGCTGCAGCTTCTCGACTACGACTGCGTCGATTTCATCCTGCAGGCGTTGGAGACGCCGGAGGGAGGTGCGCGGTGA
- the bla gene encoding subclass B3 metallo-beta-lactamase encodes MRHRVFASVSAAAVLAALVLLPAAPSTAQTDLRTGWGDPDLQGIWDFRTITPLERPEELGDQAFLTAEEAANLEQEVVDRNTELANRAARRTTATESVDRGEDGAPGFYNNFWLDRGTRTVGTRRTSLIVDPPNGRLPEMSPEGRERTEASRAYRRDHPADSWLDRSAYDRCILGFNAGPPITPGGYNQNLQVFQTPDEVVLVTEMVHTVRVVPLDGRPPLPEHMRQWSGDSRGRWEGDTLVIETGNFYDQRRWRGTTPDMTLVERLTRVDADTLEYTYTVTDPQTWTRPWTASIPMQRTDQPLYEYACHEGNYSMPGILGGARVDEAEAAATAAAQPDGWARPFPGHRVIGNLYAVGTYDLAVFLVTSDEGHFLINTGLEDSIPLIRDNIESLGFRLEDVRVLLQMQAHWDHTAALAQIKEAVGAEMWATAEDAPVLEDGGFSDPHFGGRQSFRPVSVDRVIEDGEVLQLGDARLTVMLSPGHTAGSSSYLMTVSEGGRDYNVAIANMATINPGKQLVVDPTYPGVADDFAETFRKQKALDVDVWVAAHGGQYGLHDKYEPGQEYSPDTFVDPEGFREAVERLEQLYLAQLESERQ; translated from the coding sequence ATGCGCCATAGGGTATTCGCGTCCGTGAGCGCCGCGGCCGTGCTGGCCGCACTCGTGCTGCTGCCGGCGGCTCCGTCCACCGCCCAGACCGACCTGCGGACGGGGTGGGGGGATCCGGATCTGCAGGGCATCTGGGACTTTCGCACCATCACGCCGCTGGAACGCCCGGAGGAGCTGGGCGATCAGGCTTTTCTGACCGCGGAAGAGGCCGCCAACCTGGAGCAGGAGGTGGTCGACCGCAATACGGAGCTCGCCAACCGGGCCGCCCGGCGCACCACGGCCACCGAGAGCGTGGACCGCGGGGAGGACGGTGCCCCCGGCTTCTACAACAACTTCTGGCTCGACCGCGGCACGCGCACCGTCGGCACGCGGCGCACGTCGCTCATCGTCGATCCGCCCAACGGCCGGCTCCCGGAGATGTCGCCGGAGGGCCGGGAGCGCACGGAGGCCAGTCGCGCCTACCGGCGTGACCACCCGGCCGACTCGTGGCTGGACCGCAGCGCCTACGATCGCTGCATCCTCGGCTTCAACGCCGGCCCGCCGATCACCCCCGGCGGCTACAACCAGAACCTGCAGGTCTTCCAGACCCCGGACGAGGTGGTGCTGGTGACCGAGATGGTCCATACCGTGCGCGTGGTCCCGCTCGACGGCCGCCCGCCGCTGCCGGAGCACATGCGGCAGTGGTCCGGCGACTCGCGCGGCCGCTGGGAAGGCGACACCCTGGTCATCGAGACCGGGAACTTCTACGACCAGCGCCGATGGCGGGGCACGACCCCGGACATGACCCTGGTCGAACGCCTCACCCGCGTCGACGCGGACACGCTGGAGTACACCTACACCGTCACCGATCCGCAGACCTGGACGCGTCCGTGGACGGCGTCCATCCCGATGCAGCGGACCGACCAGCCGCTGTACGAGTACGCCTGTCACGAGGGGAACTACAGCATGCCGGGGATCCTGGGCGGCGCTCGCGTGGACGAAGCGGAGGCCGCCGCGACCGCCGCCGCGCAGCCGGACGGCTGGGCGCGCCCGTTCCCCGGGCACCGGGTCATCGGCAACCTCTACGCCGTCGGCACCTACGATCTGGCCGTGTTCCTCGTCACCTCCGACGAGGGGCACTTCCTGATCAACACCGGGCTCGAGGATTCGATTCCGCTGATCCGCGACAACATCGAATCGCTCGGGTTCCGGCTCGAGGACGTCAGGGTGCTGCTGCAGATGCAGGCGCACTGGGACCACACCGCCGCGCTGGCCCAGATCAAGGAGGCGGTCGGGGCCGAGATGTGGGCGACGGCCGAGGACGCGCCGGTGCTGGAGGACGGGGGCTTCAGCGATCCGCACTTCGGCGGCCGGCAGTCGTTCCGGCCCGTGTCGGTCGACCGCGTCATCGAGGACGGCGAGGTGCTGCAGCTCGGCGACGCGCGCCTGACCGTGATGCTGAGTCCGGGACACACCGCCGGCAGCTCCAGCTACCTGATGACGGTCAGCGAGGGCGGACGCGACTACAACGTGGCCATCGCCAACATGGCCACCATCAACCCCGGCAAGCAGCTCGTCGTCGATCCCACCTACCCCGGCGTGGCCGACGACTTCGCCGAGACGTTCCGCAAGCAGAAGGCGCTGGACGTCGACGTCTGGGTTGCCGCCCACGGCGGGCAGTACGGCCTGCACGACAAGTACGAGCCGGGGCAGGAGTACAGCCCCGACACGTTCGTCGACCCGGAGGGCTTCCGCGAAGCGGTGGAGCGGCTGGAGCAGCTCTACCTCGCGCAGCTCGAGTCCGAGCGCCAATGA
- a CDS encoding EamA family transporter: MRRNRRRKERTRLRAGGNGSVPGAKLRGFRGASLASSCARCRFHRGPMTHPSRVSLVAAFAAVYIIWGSTYLAISWAVAEIPPFLTAGGRFLGAGLVFVALGVRAGAARPTARDWLTTALIGLLMAVGGNGLVSWALQRVPSGIGALLVAMVPFWVALIDWLRPRGGRPPGQVILGLALGFAGVALLVNPTDIAGARTLDLVGAGTIVVASLLWATGSVYSRHASQPASHWLSAGMQMLGGGAVLMALSATTGEFSTVDWTTVSPTAFGAWVYVAAFGSVAYGCYLWLLKASTPAKAATYAYVNPVIALFLGYLLADETLTLWSMGCSAVVVAGVLLVVSR, translated from the coding sequence ATGCGACGGAATCGCCGCCGGAAGGAACGAACCCGCCTCCGCGCGGGCGGGAACGGATCCGTCCCCGGTGCTAAACTACGCGGTTTCCGCGGCGCCTCGCTGGCCTCTTCCTGCGCTCGTTGCCGATTTCACCGTGGTCCCATGACCCATCCCTCGCGCGTTTCGCTCGTGGCCGCCTTCGCGGCCGTTTACATCATCTGGGGGTCGACCTACCTGGCCATCAGCTGGGCGGTGGCGGAGATCCCGCCCTTCCTGACGGCAGGCGGGCGCTTCCTCGGCGCCGGACTCGTCTTCGTGGCGCTGGGCGTACGCGCGGGCGCGGCGCGGCCGACCGCCCGCGACTGGCTGACCACGGCGCTCATCGGCCTGCTGATGGCGGTCGGCGGCAACGGGTTGGTGAGCTGGGCGCTGCAACGCGTGCCGTCCGGCATCGGCGCGCTGCTGGTCGCGATGGTGCCGTTCTGGGTGGCGCTGATCGACTGGTTGCGGCCCCGCGGCGGGCGGCCGCCGGGACAAGTGATCCTCGGGCTCGCGCTCGGTTTCGCCGGCGTCGCGCTGCTCGTCAACCCGACCGACATCGCCGGCGCGCGCACCCTCGACCTGGTCGGCGCGGGAACCATCGTCGTGGCCAGCCTGCTGTGGGCGACCGGCTCGGTCTACTCCCGCCACGCGTCGCAGCCGGCGTCGCACTGGCTGTCGGCCGGCATGCAGATGCTCGGCGGCGGCGCCGTCCTGATGGCGCTGTCGGCGACCACGGGCGAGTTCTCCACGGTCGACTGGACCACCGTCTCCCCCACCGCCTTCGGGGCCTGGGTCTACGTCGCGGCGTTCGGGTCGGTGGCCTACGGCTGCTACCTGTGGCTGCTGAAGGCGTCCACCCCGGCCAAGGCGGCCACCTACGCCTACGTGAACCCGGTCATCGCCCTCTTCCTCGGCTACCTGCTCGCCGACGAGACGCTGACGCTCTGGTCGATGGGCTGCTCGGCCGTGGTCGTGGCCGGCGTGCTGCTGGTCGTGTCGCGCTGA
- a CDS encoding multidrug efflux SMR transporter, producing the protein MHYLYLALAIASEVAATTALKSTEGFTRLLPSAVVVVGYGAAFYFLSLCLERLAVGIAYAIWAGVGIVLIALLGLVVHGQRLDPPAVVGMGLIIAGVAVINLWSGSQLH; encoded by the coding sequence ATGCACTACCTCTACCTGGCGCTGGCCATCGCGTCGGAGGTGGCCGCCACCACCGCGCTGAAGTCGACCGAGGGATTCACGCGCCTGCTGCCGAGCGCGGTGGTGGTGGTGGGCTACGGCGCCGCCTTCTACTTCCTGTCGCTATGCCTCGAGCGGCTGGCGGTCGGCATCGCCTACGCGATCTGGGCCGGCGTCGGGATCGTCCTGATCGCGCTGCTCGGCCTGGTCGTGCACGGCCAGCGGCTGGATCCGCCCGCGGTCGTCGGGATGGGGCTCATCATCGCGGGCGTCGCCGTCATCAATCTGTGGTCGGGGTCGCAACTGCATTGA
- a CDS encoding tetratricopeptide repeat protein has protein sequence MPSAADALTLIRQAWALRRDKLAAPPAAEADARAVAGKVRGYLVEAIAICRAAGADRELVVALGKLGHVEQDAGRHDAARACFEEAVTVARAVADPLRLAHAVRHLGDVHRHARRLTEAEACYEEALSLYGSHVTGAAKLDHANALRPMAILKEELGQVEEARILWERARDLYSAVGVEAGVAECADRLARLD, from the coding sequence ATGCCTTCAGCCGCTGACGCGTTGACGCTCATCCGGCAAGCCTGGGCTCTCCGTCGTGACAAGCTGGCCGCACCGCCCGCCGCGGAGGCCGATGCCCGAGCCGTCGCGGGGAAAGTGCGTGGGTATCTGGTCGAGGCGATCGCCATCTGCCGCGCGGCCGGCGCCGACCGGGAGCTGGTCGTGGCGCTCGGAAAGCTCGGCCACGTCGAGCAGGACGCCGGGCGCCACGACGCCGCACGTGCCTGCTTCGAGGAAGCGGTCACGGTGGCGCGGGCCGTCGCCGATCCGCTCCGGCTGGCCCATGCCGTGCGGCATCTCGGAGACGTGCATCGGCACGCCCGGCGCTTGACCGAGGCCGAGGCGTGCTACGAGGAAGCACTGTCCCTCTATGGCAGTCACGTGACGGGCGCCGCGAAGCTGGATCACGCCAATGCGTTGCGGCCGATGGCGATCCTCAAGGAGGAGCTGGGGCAGGTCGAGGAGGCCCGGATACTGTGGGAGCGGGCTCGAGACCTGTACAGCGCCGTCGGGGTCGAGGCCGGCGTGGCCGAATGCGCGGACCGTCTGGCCCGGCTGGACTGA
- a CDS encoding transcriptional regulator produces MEWLGVLERIAAGEGASTEFKRGLDLPGIGRAMCAFANTEGGVIILGVDDSQTIVGVREDTESVQERLTSFLQTGCSAPVSALCGRHHDPSGWVHWIEVPRQRGLEPLRYDGRVWVRRARSSVEPSPSELQDLYNDFGYILTEERSILAATSSHIDLARFGAYLRALGLDTEEEPQPAEEDDLRNRGVLTKSGDALRATLYGVLAFGRDPQRYPQTRSFRVECVAYAGEDRASDSLQVADAGGRLDEQVERAVGWFAGLGRFETYRGLIREDRPLLPRPAIREALVNAVVHRDYSITGSKVLFEVFGRHVDVTSPGTLPNHMSVESVRAGAHPRSRNESLANYMLAMGFMEQRGRGWPMMRRDMREFNGSEPEIAQDDRNRYVRVTFRLDPSRNQQGE; encoded by the coding sequence ATGGAGTGGCTTGGCGTACTCGAACGCATCGCGGCCGGCGAGGGCGCCTCGACAGAGTTCAAGCGCGGGCTCGATTTGCCGGGGATCGGGAGGGCGATGTGCGCGTTCGCGAACACCGAGGGCGGCGTGATCATCCTGGGCGTCGACGACTCGCAGACAATCGTGGGCGTCCGAGAGGATACGGAGAGCGTTCAGGAACGCCTGACGAGCTTTCTTCAGACCGGCTGCAGCGCACCGGTATCGGCGCTGTGTGGAAGACATCACGATCCGTCGGGATGGGTGCACTGGATCGAGGTTCCCAGGCAGCGCGGCCTCGAGCCGTTGCGCTACGACGGTCGCGTGTGGGTGCGGCGTGCACGCAGCAGCGTCGAGCCGTCGCCGAGCGAGCTGCAGGATCTCTACAACGACTTCGGGTACATACTGACCGAAGAGCGCTCGATACTGGCTGCAACGTCGAGTCACATCGACCTGGCGAGATTCGGCGCCTATCTGCGCGCACTCGGTCTCGACACCGAGGAGGAGCCGCAGCCGGCCGAGGAAGACGATTTACGCAATCGCGGCGTCCTGACGAAGAGCGGGGACGCGTTGCGGGCCACGCTCTACGGCGTGCTGGCATTCGGCAGGGACCCGCAGCGTTATCCACAGACACGGAGCTTCCGCGTGGAGTGTGTCGCCTACGCCGGGGAGGACAGGGCTTCTGATTCGCTGCAAGTAGCGGATGCCGGCGGACGTCTGGACGAGCAGGTCGAAAGAGCGGTCGGCTGGTTCGCCGGCCTTGGGCGATTCGAGACGTATCGGGGGCTGATCCGCGAGGATCGCCCGCTGCTGCCACGGCCGGCGATTCGGGAAGCACTGGTCAACGCGGTCGTACACCGTGACTACTCCATTACGGGATCCAAAGTGCTGTTCGAGGTCTTTGGCCGGCATGTCGACGTCACGAGCCCGGGCACGCTACCCAACCACATGAGCGTGGAGAGCGTTCGCGCCGGTGCCCATCCCCGTTCGCGCAACGAGTCTCTGGCGAACTACATGCTTGCCATGGGATTCATGGAGCAGCGGGGAAGAGGTTGGCCGATGATGCGTCGAGACATGCGTGAGTTCAACGGGAGTGAGCCGGAGATTGCACAGGACGATCGCAACCGGTACGTCAGGGTGACGTTTCGGCTCGATCCTTCGCGCAACCAACAGGGTGAATAG